From Sander lucioperca isolate FBNREF2018 chromosome 14, SLUC_FBN_1.2, whole genome shotgun sequence, the proteins below share one genomic window:
- the LOC116045129 gene encoding leucine-rich repeat transmembrane neuronal protein 4 isoform X3: protein MGSALRRRWLVVQLLMQVWLAANPSLSERPCPKSCRCDGKIVYCESSAFRDVPKNLSGGCEGLSLRYNSLASLRAGQFVGLNHLIWLYLDHNYIASVDGMAFQGVRRLKELILSSNKITSLHNTTFHPVPNLRNLDLSYNKLQALQPGQFQGLRKLLSLHIRSNSLKTVPMRLFQDCRNLEFLDLGYNRLRSITRNAFSGLVKLTELHLEHNQFSKINFSHFPRLYNLRALYLQWNRIRSMNQGLTWTWASIQKLDLSGNDLMEVDAAVYQCLPNLQTLNLDSNKLNNVSQEVVDAWISLTMISLAGNVWDCGPAICPLVAWLRKFRGAKETTMICASPKKAQGEKVMDAVEAFGVCQSNPATTLTVSIPPSPSSVPVQTERQPAILALPTGSEKRGEGSIRGPTLSVVTPPVALPPEQDLEPVSFHKIVAGSVALFLSVAMILLVIYVSWKRYPSSVKQLQEHSAAARKRRKKARETERTLSSPLQEYYVDYKPTNSEAMDVLVNGTGPCTYTISGSRECEIYLPGDRTPVSGRVCGDRVASTQPPLHLPTAQ, encoded by the exons ATGG GCTCTGCTCTGCGGCGTCGCTGGCTAGTGGTCCAACTCCTGATGCAGGTGTGGCTGGCGGCAAATCCATCTTTGAGTGAGCGCCCATGCCCCAAGAGCTGTCGCTGTGATGGAAAAATTGTCTACTGTGAGTCAAGCGCCTTTCGCGATGTCCCCAAGAACCTCTCAGGAGGCTGTGAAGGCCTGTCTTTACGGTACAACAGCCTCGCCAGTCTTCGCGCAGGCCAGTTTGTAGGACTCAACCACCTCATCTGGCTTTACTTGGACCACAATTACATTGCCTCTGTGGATGGAATGGCCTTTCAGGGGGTCCGCAGACTCAAAGAGCTGATCCTAAGTTCCAACAAGATCACGTCGCTTCACAATACCACATTTCACCCTGTCCCTAATTTGCGTAATCTGGACCTGTCGTACAACAAACTGCAGGCCTTGCAGCCAGGGCAGTTCCAGGGCCTAAGGAAGCTTCTCAGCCTTCACATACGTTCAAACTCTCTAAAAACCGTCCCAATGCGTCTGTTCCAAGATTGCAGAAATCTTGAGTTCCTGGATCTGGGTTACAACCGCCTGCGCAGTATCACTCGGAATGCATTTTCGGGCCTAGTAAAGCTCACTGAACTGCATCTGGAGCATAACCAGTTCTCAAAAATCAATTTCTCCCACTTCCCACGCCTCTACAATCTGCGGGCACTTTACCTGCAGTGGAATCGCATTCGCTCAATGAACCAGGGCCTGACCTGGACCTGGGCCTCCATCCAGAAACTGGATCTGTCTGGAAATGATCTGATGGAAGTGGATGCTGCAGTTTACCAATGCCTACCCAACCTGCAGACCCTCAATCTGGACTCCAACAAGCTGAACAATGTCTCCCAGGAGGTGGTTGATGCCTGGATATCTTTGACTATGATTAGCTTAGCTGGTAATGTATGGGACTGTGGCCCTGCCATCTGTCCTCTGGTGGCCTGGCTAAGAAAATTCAGAGGGGCAAAGGAGACCACCATGATCTGTGCCTCCCCCAAGAAAGCCCAGGGTGAGAAAGTGATGGATGCTGTCGAAGCTTTTGGTGTTTGTCAATCAAACCCAGCGACAACACTCACCGTGAGTATTCCTCCAAGCCCATCCAGCGTCCCTGTGCAGACTGAACGCCAACCAGCCATTCTGGCTTTACCCACCGGTTCTGAAAAGAGAGGCGAGGGGTCTATCAGAGGCCCCACATTGTCAGTTGTTACCCCACCTGTGGCACTTCCCCCAGAGCAAGACTTGGAGCCTGTGTCCTTCCATAAGATTGTGGCTGGAAGCGTGGCCCTTTTTCTATCTGTCGCGATGATCCTGTTGGTAATCTACGTGTCTTGGAAGCGCTATCCTAGCAGTGTCAAGCAGCTGCAGGAGCATTCGGCAGCAGCCCGCAAACGCCGCAAGAAAGCTAGAGAGACGGAGCGCACCCTGAGTTCTCCACTGCAGGAGTACTATGTGGACTACAAGCCCACCAATTCTGAGGCCATGGACGTGCTTGTGAATGGGACCGGACCCTGCACCTATACCATCTCAGGCTCCCGAGAATGCGAG